The Gemmatimonadota bacterium DNA segment CGGCACGTGGTCCGGGCGCAGCACGCCTTCAAACCCGATATCGCGGTACGCGCGCAGGCATTCCATCATGTCCGTCGGACCGTCGTCGTGAAAGGTCTCCACGTAGTTCTCCACGTCCCCCCGCACATCCCGGAAATGGACGAAGAAGATCTTGCGCTGCGCGCCGAAGTGGCGGATGGCCGCGGGCTGGTCGTTGGTCATGAGGGCGAAGTTTCCCTGGCAGAAGGTGACCCCGTTCATGGGACTCGGCACCAGGTCCAGGAGCTTCTGGTAATTGTCCAGAGACCTCATGATGCGTCCGATTCCCCGTAGCGGCGAGAGGGGGGGATCATCGGGGTGCATGGCCATCTCCACGCCGTACTGTTCCGCGACGGGCGTCACCCGCTCGAGGAAGTCGTGCAGCGTCTCCCAGAGCTGGTTTTCGGAGACCTCGCCCGCCTCGGTCAACGGCGCGTTTTTCATCATGGCGTGGTCGTAGCCGGTGACGACGGCGCCGCCCCGGGACGGGACCGTGGAAGACGTGCGAGTCCAGTTCAGGATGGCCATCCAGTTGTAGCACCAGGTCTTGATGCCGACGCGGCCCATGCTCTCGATGAAGGTGCAGACGTTGTCCAGCTCCTCCTCCCGGCCTTCCACCCCCAGCTTGATGCGGTGCATGGGCGGTGCGCTTTCGATGACGGCCACGTCGAAGCCGGCGTCGTTGAAGTTGTTCTTCATCCGCAGCAAGGGCATGTACTCCCAGCCCTTCTCATTGCCCACCGCCGGCGGCATGCTGGTGACCACGTGATCCACACCGATCTGTTTTACCTGGTCCCAGAGCGTGTTGCGGCCCGTGCTGAGAATCTCCGCGATCTTGATCATGAATTGCCGTCTCCTGTAGTTACACCCCGGCTGCGCACCGGATGTTCGATATCAGATCTCGCCCCGGCTGCGCACCGGATGTTCGGTATCAGATCTCGCCCCGACTGCGCACCGGATGTTCGAGAACCCTTTCGTAGAGATCCTGCCATTCCTTCGAACCGTCGTCCCGCAGGATCTCGAGACATACCCCGTCCGCGTGGGCCGGACCGTTGCCCTGGATGTAATAGCCGTATCCCCGGCCCATAGGCGCGATATGAATGCGGGTACCGTCGGGATAGACCACCGAATTGACGATCCGAGGTTCGGGCTTGGCGTACCGTTCGCCCTTTTCTTTCAACGCTTGCACGGTATCTTCCGGAACTTTCCACCTCTCCACGGCTTCCTCGTCCACGGTCACGCCCAGACCCGGATCCTCGGGAACCCGGTGAAAGCCGCCCACGACCTCTATGGGTTGCGTCAGCAGGTGGTGGCTGTAGAGGTTGATGCACGTGATAGCCGGCCAGGTGGCGTGGGTCAGCACCGCACCGAGATGGGCGGCCCAGGTCGTGGTGAGCCCGTTGCCTACGAGCTGCAGCCAGAAGGGCATGTTGGCCTCGGCGCTCAGCTGGCCCTGCCGCATCACCTCGGACTTCCCGGCGCAGATGACGAAACCGTCGCAGACTTCCTCTCGGACGGCCGTCATGTACGGCGGCGAACCGAAGTGCATGGCGATGGGCCGGGGGATGACCTGCCGGAGCTGGCGGTTGCCCAGGATGTCGGTCTGCGGGATGGGGGATTCAAACATGGCCACGTTGTCGTGCTGGGCCAGTTTCTGCATGACGGGCATGGCCGCGGCCGCGTTCTGCATGGTGGCATTGGCGTCGAGGTCCAGCTTGAAGGAACCGGGGATGCCCGTGGCGACGGCGTCCACCTGGGCGAAGATGTCCCACCAGGGCCTTTGCTTGATCTTGAAGCTGGTATACCCCAGGGCCACCGCGTCGCGGGCCTCGGCCAGCCAGTCTGCGGGCGAGGCGTCGATGGACCACCAGGAGATGGGCGACCAGTCCCGCACCTTGTTCCCGAGCAGCTTGTAGCAGGGCACCCCCAGCGCCTTGCCCACCACGTCGAAGAGGGCCATCTGCAATCCGGCACCGAGCGAGTCGTCGTTCATCACGTCGGCCGGACTCTTCCCGATGACCCGGTTCACGGCCTCGTCGGTGACCCGCGCCCAGGTGTAGTGAATGACCGTTTCCCCCCAGCCTGCCAGCCCTGTATCCGTCGTCACCCGGCAAAGTTCCAGGATCGACCAGTTATAGACCTCGCGCTCGGTAATGCGGGCCTGGCGTTCGGTGAACGGCACATCCACCACGATGCGTTCTACGTCGACGACCTTCATGCGTAGTTGTCCTCCCGTTGCGGCAAGTTCGAACCCATCGGTGGCGCCCCGCCTCGATCCCGGTGGCCGACGTGGATCAGATCAGCAAACAGGCGATCACGAGCAGGACCATCAGGGGCAGCAGCCCCATGCCGACGCTGGCGCCCGCCGGCATGAGCAGGCTTTCCGGCGCAGTGATTTCCAGGCCGAACAGCAGGGGGATCGTCCGGGACGCTTCCTCATTCAAGCCCAGCGAGATAGAGACCCCGACGTACAGGCTGCCGAAAAGGGCCAGGACCATGACCACGTGGGCCAAATGGGGCAGCCGGCCCC contains these protein-coding regions:
- a CDS encoding mannonate dehydratase, translated to MIKIAEILSTGRNTLWDQVKQIGVDHVVTSMPPAVGNEKGWEYMPLLRMKNNFNDAGFDVAVIESAPPMHRIKLGVEGREEELDNVCTFIESMGRVGIKTWCYNWMAILNWTRTSSTVPSRGGAVVTGYDHAMMKNAPLTEAGEVSENQLWETLHDFLERVTPVAEQYGVEMAMHPDDPPLSPLRGIGRIMRSLDNYQKLLDLVPSPMNGVTFCQGNFALMTNDQPAAIRHFGAQRKIFFVHFRDVRGDVENYVETFHDDGPTDMMECLRAYRDIGFEGVLRPDHVPTLSGEDNDHPGYSALCRLYAVGYIRGLREAVYREGG
- a CDS encoding enolase; its protein translation is MKVVDVERIVVDVPFTERQARITEREVYNWSILELCRVTTDTGLAGWGETVIHYTWARVTDEAVNRVIGKSPADVMNDDSLGAGLQMALFDVVGKALGVPCYKLLGNKVRDWSPISWWSIDASPADWLAEARDAVALGYTSFKIKQRPWWDIFAQVDAVATGIPGSFKLDLDANATMQNAAAAMPVMQKLAQHDNVAMFESPIPQTDILGNRQLRQVIPRPIAMHFGSPPYMTAVREEVCDGFVICAGKSEVMRQGQLSAEANMPFWLQLVGNGLTTTWAAHLGAVLTHATWPAITCINLYSHHLLTQPIEVVGGFHRVPEDPGLGVTVDEEAVERWKVPEDTVQALKEKGERYAKPEPRIVNSVVYPDGTRIHIAPMGRGYGYYIQGNGPAHADGVCLEILRDDGSKEWQDLYERVLEHPVRSRGEI